The Daucus carota subsp. sativus chromosome 7, DH1 v3.0, whole genome shotgun sequence genome window below encodes:
- the LOC108194740 gene encoding uncharacterized protein LOC108194740: MERDEERWKKFKEEQRKRLRDIEEQSVPKMTDLEILAGKRRIKLQAGNGQNIFKSYSHLVADYSPLTPVPVMSETLEKTASEITKKLDQHTQKARARSKAQKKAAEKDDLNLNTSLSNSEALRKIEAEAREKQDERNKKRREKYKAQKEACKKDGLNLDFEVREKQDQLNQKRRARYKAHKEATLRKIELEAKEKHDQLNQKQREVKNKKRRSRYQNGTFICEGFRVILYVKQVVSMIEMFTLNFFS; the protein is encoded by the exons ATGGAGCGCGATGAGGAGCGTTGGAAAAAGTTCAAAGAAGAGCAGAGGAAACGTTTACGAGATATTGAAGAACAG AGTGTCCCGAAGATGACAGATTTGGAGATTTTGGCTGGCAAACGCAGGATTAAGTTGCAAGCTG GAAACGGACAGAATATATTCAAGAGCTACTCACATTTGGTTGCTGATTATAGCCCATTGACAC CTGTGCCTGTAATGTCTGAAACTTTGGAAAAGACGGCGTCTGAAATTACCAAGAAATTGGACCAACACACCCAAAAAGCAAGGGCAAGATCCAAAGCACAG aaaaagGCTGCGGAAAAGGACGATTTGAATTTGAACACAAGTTTGTCAAACTCTGAGGCTTTAAGAAAGATTGAGGCTGAAGCTAGGGAAAAACAGGACGAACGCAACAAGAAACGAAGGGAGAAATACAAAGCACAA aaaGAGGCTTGCAAAAAGGATGGTTTGAATTTGGACTTTGAAGTTAGGGAAAAACAGGATCAACTCAACCAAAAACGAAGGGCCAGATACAAAGCACAT aAAGAGGCCACTTTGAGAAAGATTGAGTTAGAAGCTAAGGAGAAACATGATCAACTCAACCAGAAGCAACGGGAAGTAAAGAACAAGAAAAGGCGTTCACGATACCAAAATGGTACCTTCATCTGTGAGGGTTTTAGG GTTATATTATATGTCAAACAAGTAGTTTCGATGATCGAAATGTTTACTTTAAATTTCTTCAGTTAA
- the LOC108193251 gene encoding uncharacterized protein LOC108193251, whose translation MALPLGKITLIVGAGLIGSVLAKEGQGSGVSDFFSGALKLVFKQLKSDDVKTSRVKAPNDSLLQQVNSLRQELQLLSSNRPITIVTSTGSDGTKYGAIVVVLVVGYGYVWWKGWKLPNLMFATRRSLSEATTKIAKELENVYSSIASTKRHLSSKIDRVDAGLDETAKLTDATRGEVSELRDDLKVVGGDVRSVRHAVQTLETKLSRIEGKQNYTVENVVKLVDFAWTLENGRNKEQTQAIQSTPSRPAIELPEMTAPSMSGSSTPNLALELPSPSASAESQKSKRPLQTAVSGSGLKDLHGSPSGSPAVTNGVDVTEEANQINSSSGVFGRLHSGFTSAFISRTRSAMPSLK comes from the exons ATGGCACTTCCTCTCGGGAAGATCACACTCATCGTTGGTGCAG GTCTTATTGGGTCGGTTCTTGCAAAAGAAGGACAGGGGTCAGGTGTCTCAGACTTTTTCTCAGGTGCTCTAAAG CTTGTTTTCAAGCAGCTAAAAAGTGACGATGTCAAAACATCAAGGGTCAAAGCACCTAATGACTCTTTGTTGCAACAG GTTAACAGCCTGCGGCAGGAGCTGCAACTCTTGTCATCTAATAGACCTATCACTATTGTAACTTCTACTGGTTCAG ATGGTACAAAATATGGCGCCATAGTTGTTGTGCTCGTGGTTGGATATGGATATGTTTGGTGGAAG GGTTGGAAACTTCCTAATCTTATGTTTGCAACGAGACGCAGTTTATCCGAGGCAACTACTAAGATAGCTAAAGAGCTTGAGAATGTTTACTCCTCTATTGCG TCCACCAAAAGgcatttatcttcaaaaattgaTCGCGTTGATGCTGGTTTAGATGAGACTGCAAAACTTACTGATGCTACAAGGGGGGAG GTATCTGAACTAAGAGATGATCTTAAAGTAGTTGGTGGAGATGTTCGATCAGTGCGCCATGCAGTTCAAACACTG GAAACTAAACTTAGTAGAATTGAAGGGAAGCAG AATTATACAGTAGAAAACGTAGTCAAGCTTGTGGATTTTGCCTGGACTCTTGAAAATGGCAGAAATAAAGAACAGACTCAG gCAATCCAGTCTACTCCATCTAGGCCAGCCATTGAATTACCAGAAATGACTGCTCCATCCATG AGTGGATCTTCAACCCCCAATCTTGCCCTGGAGTTACCCTCTCCTTCAGCTTCTGCTGAGTCTCAAAAG TCCAAGCGACCATTGCAAACCGCTGTTTCAGGCTCTGGCTTAAAG GATCTACATGGATCTCCCTCAGGGAGTCCTGCAGTTACAAACGGCGTTGATGTAACAGAAGAAGCAAATCAGATTAATTCAAGTTCCGGTGTTTTTGGGAGGTTGCATTCGGGTTTCACTAGTGCATTCATTTCGAGAACCCGCAGCGCAATGCCATCACTCAAGTGA
- the LOC108194162 gene encoding probable DNA primase large subunit: MEIVRSQSKPSGPAAVPTIPLYRSAPELEVRLEDFELFAIDRLRVLKGISDGLSRGKKPDEMEKLVSELWRANMKHSISSEVTNKDIISHFVLRLVYCRTEELRKWFLSIETTLFRYRFQRETSDVQRELMAEFELPYKAVGNVEYEGLKDKLSQVARSIGQSLPSGNAVFYKVPFEEVPDLVATRKVYIQKGHAYVAMNQVVSLVVTQFRSHLSKALVLTNRKWTSMIREKESDRLTPIVEALATSYLGPDYSQPKEFTEISLKDIDQVAKSSFPLCMRHLFEKLREDHHLKHGGRMQLGLFLKGVGLTLDDALVFWKSEFSRKVGTERFDKEYAYGIRHNYGKEGKRVDYTPYSCQKIISSTPGVGDHHGCPYRHFSEENLRAALGKMGVSSRALEDVIDKARNRHYQLACTLTFEAVHNSSCDAGVNHPNQYFSDSQSILKSKGNSVA; this comes from the exons ATGGAAATCGTCCGGTCACAAAGTAAACCCTCCGGTCCAGCCGCTGTCCCGACGATTCCTCTGTACCGGTCCGCTCCAGAACTTGAAGTCAGACTCGAAGATTTCGAGCTTTTCGCCATCGATCGCCTCCGAG TTCTTAAAGGGATTTCTGATGGATTATCTCGAGGAAAGAAACCCGATGAAATGGAGAAATTG GTAAGTGAGTTATGGAGAGCTAATATGAAGCATTCGATATCGTCTGAGGTTAccaataaagacataatttccCATTTTGTTCTTCGCCTTGTCTATTGTCGGAC TGAAGAATTGAGAAAATGGTTTCTGTCGATTGAGACTACTCTCTTTCGTTATCGTTTCCAGCGTGAAACGTCTGATGTCCAG AGGGAACTTATGGCAGAGTTTGAACTTCCTTACAAAGCTGTTGGCAATGTAGAATATGAG GGTTTGAAGGATAAATTAAGTCAAGTCGCACGCTCCATTGGACAATCTTTGCCTAGTG GTAATGCGGTTTTTTACAAG GTACCGTTCGAAGAAGTTCCAGACCTGGTGGCTACTCGCAAAGTTTATATTCAAAAGGGACATGCCTATGTTGCTATGAATCAG GTAGTATCACTTGTTGTGACGCAATTTCGTAGTCATCTATCAAAGGCACTTGTGCTTACAAACAG aaaATGGACATCAATGATTAGAGAAAAGGAATCAGATCGTTTAACTCCT ATTGTCGAAGCATTAGCTACAAGCTATCTAGGTCCTGACTATTCCCAG CCAAAAGAATTTACAGAAATATCACTAAAAGACATTGATCAAGTTGCTAAAAGTTCATTTCCATTGTGCATGCGTCACCTGTTCGAAAAG CTAAGAGAGGATCATCACTTGAAGCATGGAGGGAGAATGCAGCTCGGACTATTTCTCAAG GGTGTTGGGTTGACGTTGGATGATGCTCTTGTATTTTGGAAATCAGAGTTCTCCAGGAAA GTTGGTACAGAAagatttgacaaagaatatgcTTATGGTATACGCCACAACTATGGAAAAGAAGGAAAGAGAGTG GATTATACACCATATTCGTGTCAAAAAATCATATCGTCTACTCCAGGTGTGGGGGATCACCATGGTTGTCCTTATCGCCATTTCAG TGAAGAGAATTTGAGAGCCGCACTTGGTAAAATGGGGGTAAGCAGTCGTGCACTCGAGGACGTGATAGATAAAGCACGAAACAGACATTACCAG TTGGCATGCACTTTGACATTTGAGGCCGTACATAACTCATCTTGTGATGCTGGAGTAAATCATCCAAACCAGTACTTCAGCGACAGTCAAAGCATATTAAAATCCAAGGGGAATTCTGTTGCATAA
- the LOC108193513 gene encoding MADS-box protein FLOWERING LOCUS C isoform X1, translating to MGRKKLEIKRIEDKCNRQVTFSKRRTGLLKKAKQLSILCDARVGVIIRSNRGKLYEFSHAPRCSSLDAILQKYHDVTSDDAKEATGVYEPKNSKYSRGNQANGDLLPRVQRYLAELDLDQFSVADLVQLEKELGTALVQTIAAKISANTRLMMEPIRTLQEKANLLKEENDVLAQQIAAMVKQNIAKKEKSEEVGSELCNLSDTETHHAPPGETLMLLG from the exons ATGGGGAGAAAGAAGCTAGAAATCAAGCGAATCGAAGATAAGTGCAATCGACAAGTCACTTTCTCCAAGCGAAGAACAGGACTGCTCAAGAAAGCTAAACAGCTCTCTATTCTCTGCGACGCCCGAGTCGGTGTTATTATTCGCTCCAACCGCGGCAAGCTCTACGAATTCTCCCACGCCCCCAG GTGCAGTAGTTTGGATGCAATTCTTCAAAAATATCATGATGTCACTAGTGATGATGCAAAAGAAGCAACGGGAGTCTATGAACCTAAG AATTCAAAATATTCACGAGGAAATCAGGCAAATGGAGATCTTTTACCAAGAGTTCAAAG GTACTTGGCTGAACTTGATTTAGACCAGTTCTCTGTGGCTGATCTTGTGCAACTAGAGAAAGAACTGGGAACTGCACTGGTACAAACGATAGCAGCAAAGATCTCTGCCAAT ACGCGGCTGATGATGGAACCAATAAGAACACTTCAAGAAAAG GCAAATTTGCTGAAAGAAGAAAATGACGTCCTGGCGCAGCAG ATTGCTGCAATGGTGAAGCAAAACATAGCCAAGAAGGAGAAAAGCGAAGAGGTTGGTTCAGAGTTATGCAACCTTTCAGATACTGAGACTCATCATGCACCACCAGGCGAGACACTTATGTTGCTTGGTTAG
- the LOC108193513 gene encoding MADS-box protein FLOWERING LOCUS C isoform X2 encodes MGRKKLEIKRIEDKCNRQVTFSKRRTGLLKKAKQLSILCDARVGVIIRSNRGKLYEFSHAPSSLDAILQKYHDVTSDDAKEATGVYEPKNSKYSRGNQANGDLLPRVQRYLAELDLDQFSVADLVQLEKELGTALVQTIAAKISANTRLMMEPIRTLQEKANLLKEENDVLAQQIAAMVKQNIAKKEKSEEVGSELCNLSDTETHHAPPGETLMLLG; translated from the exons ATGGGGAGAAAGAAGCTAGAAATCAAGCGAATCGAAGATAAGTGCAATCGACAAGTCACTTTCTCCAAGCGAAGAACAGGACTGCTCAAGAAAGCTAAACAGCTCTCTATTCTCTGCGACGCCCGAGTCGGTGTTATTATTCGCTCCAACCGCGGCAAGCTCTACGAATTCTCCCACGCCCCCAG TAGTTTGGATGCAATTCTTCAAAAATATCATGATGTCACTAGTGATGATGCAAAAGAAGCAACGGGAGTCTATGAACCTAAG AATTCAAAATATTCACGAGGAAATCAGGCAAATGGAGATCTTTTACCAAGAGTTCAAAG GTACTTGGCTGAACTTGATTTAGACCAGTTCTCTGTGGCTGATCTTGTGCAACTAGAGAAAGAACTGGGAACTGCACTGGTACAAACGATAGCAGCAAAGATCTCTGCCAAT ACGCGGCTGATGATGGAACCAATAAGAACACTTCAAGAAAAG GCAAATTTGCTGAAAGAAGAAAATGACGTCCTGGCGCAGCAG ATTGCTGCAATGGTGAAGCAAAACATAGCCAAGAAGGAGAAAAGCGAAGAGGTTGGTTCAGAGTTATGCAACCTTTCAGATACTGAGACTCATCATGCACCACCAGGCGAGACACTTATGTTGCTTGGTTAG